In Pseudorasbora parva isolate DD20220531a chromosome 20, ASM2467924v1, whole genome shotgun sequence, a single window of DNA contains:
- the epyc gene encoding epiphycan, with translation MVTLRLMWGLLVLCVVAASPPRYARQAELDNYDNNNVDLERNEDPDDVYDYYDGIDEPQIEIGTLGPDEDIDPSHGASLEEEEEEEERIGRDHNELPIIPQLIPSGAASGTLMGPSAQGEEELRLTPIDILQISGDISGSGDLGSGASGDLLDDKGSGSGEPLSSGGSGASGDISGSVDSGDLGSGVSGLSGSGIILISGGEEELHLVYETLPHEASGDFGESAISWVSGASGVPDVSGEPVVSGVPEISGEPVASGVPEVSGEPVASGVPEVSGEPVASGVPEVSGEPLASGVPEVSGEPVASGVPEVSGEYGAPEVSGEPGAEESGGSGVPEVSGEPGPSGVPEVSGESGQSGQSGVPEDSGESGVPEVIGESGMPEVSGEFGISGLPEVSGEPEVSGEPEVSLGSGEYEVTEAPDVTTDILLPDLDKEERIFLTTPTTPLEGTGGDIGSEIPDIDTDIDTDTDTDTTGMATCVLCVCLVGSVYCDDLKMDRVPPLSKETTHFYARYNKIARISKSDFANLNKLKRIDLTSNGISRIDDDAFFGLPALEELILRENSIRQLPALPPSMTLIDACHNQLGNTGIQREAFKDMPGLLYLYLTDNNIDHIPVPLPESLRSLHLQNNNIQMMHEDTFCNPHDLNYIRNALEDVRLDGNPINLSRTPQAYICLPRIPIGTLI, from the exons ATAGAGATTGGCACACTGGGCCCTGATGAGGACATTGATCCTTCACATGGTGCGTCattggaggaggaagaggaagaggaggagaggaTT GGGAGAGACCACAATGAATTACCCATAATACCCCAGCTTATTCCATCAGGCGCTGCGTCAGGGACTCTGATGGGCCCTAGTGCTCAGGGAG AGGAGGAGCTTCGTCTGACGCCCATTGACATCCTTCAGATTTCTGGGGACATTTCGGGTTCTGGCGACTTGGGCTCAGGAGCCTCTGGAGACTTGCTTGATGACAAAGGTTCTGGTTCTGGAGAGCCTTTGAGCTCTGGAGGTTCTGGGGCCTCTGGTGACATTTCAGGTTCTGTGGACTCAGGGGACCTTGGTTCTGGAGTCTCTGGGCTTTCTGGTTCAGGCATAATATTGATTTCAGGTGGAG AGGAGGAGCTCCACCTGGTATATGAAACCCTTCCACATGAAGCCTCTGGGGATTTTGGGGAGTCTGCAATCTCTTGGGTGTCTGGAGCCTCTGGGGTACCTGATGTATCAGGAGAGCCTGTGGTCTCTGGGGTACCTGAGATATCAGGGGAGCCTGTGGCCTCTGGGGTACCTGAGGTATCAGGGGAGCCTGTGGCCTCTGGGGTACCTGAGGTATCAGGGGAGCCTGTAGCCTCTGGGGTACCTGAGGTATCAGGAGAGCCTTTGGCCTCAGGAGTACCTGAGGTATCAGGAGAACCTGTGGCCTCTGGGGTACCTGAGGTATCAGGAGAATATGGGGCCCCTGAGGTCTCAGGAGAACCTGGAGCTGAGGAGTCAGGAGGGTCTGGGGTACCTGAGGTATCAGGAGAGCCTGGGCCCTCTGGGGTGCCTGAGGTGTCTGGAGAGTCGGGGCAGTCTGGGCAGTCTGGGGTACCAGAGGATTCAGGAGAATCTGGGGTACCTGAGGTAATCGGAGAGTCTGGGATGCCTGAAGTGTCTGGAGAGTTTGGGATCTCTGGGCTGCCTGAAGTGTCTGGAGAGCCTGAAGTGAGTGGAGAGCCTGAGGTCTCTTTGGGGTCAGGAGAATATGAGGTGACTGAGGCCCCAGACGTCACCACTGACATATTACTTCCTGACCTAGATAAAG AGGAGAGGATATTCCTAACAACCCCGACCACTCCCCTGGAGGGGACTGGGGGTGATATAGGGTCAGAGATACCTGATATTGACACAGATATTGACACAGATACTGACACAGATACAACAG GTATGGCAACCTGTGTGCTGTGCGTCTGTCTGGTCGGATCTGTGTACTGTGATGACCTTAAGATGGACCGTGTTCCTCCCCTCTCCAAAGAAACCACTCATTTCTATGCCCGCTACAATAAAATTGCCAGGATCAGCAAGTCTGACTTCGCCAACTTGA ATAAATTAAAGAGGATCGATCTGACTAGCAACGGCATTTCCAGGATTGATGATGATGCTTTCTTTGGCCTTCCTGCTCTGGAAGAGTTGATATTACGAGAGAACAGTATTAGACAACTTCCTGCTCTGCCACCCTCTATGACTCTTATTGACGCCTGTCACAACCAGTTGGGCAACACTGGCATCCAGAGAGAAGCTTTCAAG GACATGCCAGGGCTACTTTACCTTTACTTGactgacaacaacatagaccaCATCCCAGTTCCTTTGCCTGAGAGTCTGCGCTCCCTGCACCTACAG AATAACAATATCCAGATGATGCACGAGGACACTTTCTGCAATCCGCATGACTTAAATTATATCCGCAATGCTCTGGAGGACGTTCGCCTGGACGGTAATCCCATCAACCTCAGCAGAACCCCACAGGCCTACATATGTTTGCCACGTATCCCCATTGGTACCCTTATTTAA
- the si:dkeyp-38g8.5 gene encoding uncharacterized protein si:dkeyp-38g8.5: protein MSSALDDSKTTDASMDHELYTVQSPSEDIKDIKDGPDHAEFIYKMSNEEFVRFVKLRVTNDSLFTGKRNSSTLAYRAILKELGLQREISASQARRKWENLKMKYKEMKNPPPGVSVNPTNWPWFSLMDDAMEGRLTGSEVTLDTSSVGDDSEYRPNNTTRRRSKRAREPNRSEIELFVEEDDMMSEEMGRDRSDLDRDRDEMEHERAILESDKAAIEYERMVLEREKMVLDRERAGVERELAALDRDRASLEREKAAVERDRASVEYIRAQLEKERAILDRERAKLERERAVLEQHRGMEKGEQPANLNDNSEGTDTSIPLVMEPASLERRQKFLNLFEKLIENF, encoded by the exons ATGAGTAGCGCACTTGATGACTCAAAGACAACAGACGCAAGTATGGACCACGAACTTTACACTGTACAGAGTCCCTCCGAGGACATTAAGGACATTAAGGATGGCCCAGATCATGCAGAATTCATTTATAAGA TGTCAAATGAAGAATTTGTTAGATTCGTGAAGTTGCGTGTGACCAACGACTCACTTTTCACTGGAAAGAGAAATTCTTCAACTTTGGCTTATAG GGCCATCTTGAAAGAACTGGGTCTCCAAAGGGAAATTTCTGCCAGCCAGGCAAGGAGGAAATGGGAAAACCTAAAGATGAAATATAAG GAAATGAAGAATCCCCCACCCGGCGTCTCGGTGAATCCCACTAACTGGCCGTGGTTTTCCCTCATGGATGACGCCATGGAGGGTAGACTCACGGGAAGCGAAGTCACCCTAGACACTTCTTCTGTGGGCGATGACAGCGAGTATCGGCCGAACAACACCACGCGCAGGAGGAGCAAGAGGGCGCGTGAGCCGAACAGAAGCGAGATCGAGCTGTTTGTCGAAGAGGATGACATGATGTCTGAAGAAATGGGACGAGACCGGTCAGATCTGGACAGAGACAGGGATGAGATGGAGCACGAGAGGGCCATCCTAGAGAGCGACAAAGCCGCTATTGAATACGAGAGGATGGTCCTGGAGCGGGAGAAGATGGTTTTAGACAGAGAAAGAGCAGGAGTGGAGCGAGAACTTGCGGCATTGGACAGAGACAGGGCCTCGCTAGAGAGAGAAAAAGCCGCTGTGGAGAGAGATAGAGCCTCTGTGGAGTACATCCGAGCTCAGCTGGAAAAGGAAAGAGCGATTCTTGACAGAGAAAGGGCAAAGCTTGAACGAGAGCGTGCCGTCCTAGAGCAGCATCGTGGGATGGAAAAGGGGGAGCAGCCGGCTAATCTGAACGACAACTCTGAAGGAACTGATACTTCTATTCCCTTAGTGATGGAACCGGCCTCCCTAGAGAGGAGGCAGAAATTCCTCAACCTGTTTGAAAAGCTCATTGAGAACTTCTAA